One genomic region from Anabaena sp. PCC 7108 encodes:
- a CDS encoding site-specific integrase has protein sequence MKVNRCGQASIFSQNDFDKLIEKTVGENHKMIFRLAYLTAARMGEVLKLQTSDVYNDGKPMDSITYQRRTTKTRETRQVPTSPKLREYLKYYWLSQAPGAGFLFPGVNGHLQFQSADDALRRAIKQAGLSGLGYSSHSFRRTATTNLSNNGTALAVIQKITGHESLQNLQRYIQTSPEQVIKAVAGL, from the coding sequence ATGAAAGTAAACCGCTGCGGTCAAGCTTCTATTTTTTCTCAAAACGACTTTGACAAGTTAATAGAAAAAACAGTTGGTGAAAATCACAAGATGATTTTTCGCCTTGCTTACTTGACCGCTGCTCGGATGGGTGAAGTTTTGAAGTTGCAAACATCAGACGTTTACAACGACGGTAAACCGATGGACTCAATTACGTATCAGCGACGTACCACTAAAACTAGAGAAACGCGCCAAGTTCCCACAAGTCCAAAGTTGAGGGAGTATTTAAAATATTATTGGTTGAGTCAAGCCCCTGGTGCTGGTTTTTTATTTCCAGGTGTAAATGGCCATTTACAGTTTCAGTCAGCTGATGATGCACTTAGGAGAGCAATTAAACAAGCTGGGTTATCGGGACTTGGTTACAGTTCTCACAGTTTCCGTCGGACTGCCACCACCAATCTTTCTAACAACGGAACTGCTCTAGCTGTAATTCAAAAAATTACCGGACATGAAAGTTTACAAAATTTACAGCGATATATTCAAACTTCCCCTGAGCAAGTTATAAAAGCCGTAGCAGGATTATGA